The following proteins are encoded in a genomic region of Tenacibaculum sp. 190524A05c:
- a CDS encoding LETM1 domain-containing protein, whose protein sequence is MNSVEEIKALLHKNKARFIEELNESKELVSLLTKSITTTLTEEEKKKVKEQTLDICKAIPAFTVFMLPGGALLLPLLIKLIPTILPSSFRKDNSENFNTPE, encoded by the coding sequence ATGAATTCGGTAGAAGAAATAAAAGCATTATTGCATAAGAATAAGGCTCGTTTTATAGAAGAGCTAAATGAAAGCAAAGAGCTTGTTTCTTTACTAACGAAATCAATAACAACAACGTTAACTGAAGAGGAAAAAAAGAAGGTAAAAGAGCAAACACTTGATATCTGTAAAGCCATACCTGCTTTTACAGTTTTTATGTTACCAGGTGGAGCACTTTTATTACCTTTGCTTATTAAATTGATACCCACAATTTTACCAAGTTCATTTAGAAAAGACAATTCAGAGAATTTTAATACCCCAGAATAA
- the aroB gene encoding 3-dehydroquinate synthase, with product METIQATTYPIHFNEKAYSELAVLIEQNAYSSIFILVDDNTFECCYPRFIQNLETKTQIEVIQIDPGEVHKNIETCVGVWNVMTELGADRKSLLITLGGGVITDLGGFVASTFKRGIDFVNIPTTLLSIVDASVGGKTGIDLGVLKNQIGVFANPQMVLIDPEYLRTLSAREIRSGTAEIIKYGMTHDIHLFNEIKDNPEVNIVDLIHKSIAIKNEVVSEDPKEKGLRKVLNWGHTMGHGVESYFLENPNKEALTHGEAIAIGMVCEAFISAKTQGFPTEKLEEIKEAIIAIYGKVTIEKSDIEPIMNLLKHDKKNEAGVVKFVLLKDYEDFVINAEASEQIIEESLNFYRQ from the coding sequence ATGGAAACCATTCAGGCAACTACATACCCAATTCATTTTAATGAAAAAGCATACAGTGAACTTGCTGTTTTAATTGAACAAAATGCATACTCATCTATTTTTATTTTAGTAGATGATAATACGTTTGAATGTTGTTATCCACGATTTATTCAAAATCTTGAAACTAAAACTCAAATTGAAGTTATTCAAATAGATCCAGGTGAAGTTCATAAGAACATTGAAACTTGTGTTGGAGTTTGGAATGTAATGACTGAATTAGGTGCTGATAGAAAGAGCTTACTGATTACGCTTGGTGGTGGAGTAATTACTGATTTAGGTGGATTTGTGGCTTCTACTTTTAAAAGAGGAATTGATTTTGTGAATATTCCAACGACTCTTTTATCAATTGTTGATGCATCTGTTGGTGGAAAAACTGGAATTGATTTAGGCGTATTAAAAAATCAAATTGGTGTTTTTGCTAACCCGCAAATGGTTTTAATTGATCCTGAGTATTTACGTACCCTTTCAGCGAGAGAAATTAGATCAGGAACTGCAGAGATTATAAAATATGGAATGACTCATGATATTCACTTATTCAATGAAATTAAGGATAATCCTGAAGTTAATATTGTTGATTTGATTCACAAGTCAATAGCTATTAAAAATGAAGTTGTTTCCGAAGATCCAAAAGAAAAAGGATTACGAAAAGTCTTAAACTGGGGACATACCATGGGGCATGGTGTAGAATCATACTTTCTAGAAAATCCTAATAAGGAAGCTTTAACTCATGGTGAGGCTATTGCTATTGGTATGGTTTGTGAAGCATTTATTTCTGCTAAAACTCAGGGTTTTCCTACCGAAAAATTAGAAGAAATAAAGGAAGCTATTATTGCTATTTATGGTAAAGTTACAATTGAAAAAAGTGATATTGAACCTATAATGAATTTACTCAAGCACGACAAGAAAAATGAAGCTGGAGTGGTAAAATTCGTTTTACTTAAGGATTATGAAGATTTTGTGATTAATGCAGAAGCTTCAGAGCAAATTATAGAAGAAAGTCTAAATTTTTACAGACAATAA
- a CDS encoding starch-binding protein, whose product MKQTLKNFQLVLLFIFSLNVLAQDEDVLFQAFDWNVQNQPAGQTWFDVVTQNSSEINSAGIDMIWLPPVSDSGAPQGYLPRELYNFNSAYGSEVQLRNLINTYHNLGIKIIGDIVINHRVGTNDAVTFTNPAWPTTFITADDEGRNFVNFPVEFSINGDYFPGTALKADGSNGTYGPARDLDHFNPAVRQEIKNWMNFLKNDLGFDGWRYDFVHGYDPIFNKEYNDATNPYFAVGELLESSRVQTNNWVNFTQQSSSAFDFNTKVTLQNAFRDNNLSYLRDGGGNPSGMIGINPTKSVTFLDNHDTGAAQQCCGPGYVFPGGETNLRKGYAYILTHPGNPMIFWTHYFDTGTGVRNAIKDMIAIRKDARIFAGSSINIAEARNDLYAAYIDGRNGTIAMKLGSGNWAPNGSGWVLRTSGTDYAIWTQGGTPPPPPAQVDPFTVNFKKPNSWNSNVNVYLFDASTNAIIPGTTGWPGQSMTNISGTPWYSFQVNPPAGVAAQNIRVIFNDGTNQTDDLSRSTDGWYDNGSWSNNCPSDCTGTPPPPPPPSGNLTVQFKKPNSWNSNINVYFFDASTNSTIPGTSGWPGATTTNISGTPWYKYTLNVPSGTSSNNIRIIFNDGNNQTDDLARGTDGWYDNGTWTSNCPSDCNSTTPPSSTTATINFLRTSSWGNTANAYVYNKATNSTLTGTPGWPGQLMSNTGDWSNYTFTVPNGVSANDIGVVFNNGNGQQTVDLTRGTDGWFRITGSSSGKSTGVWSATCPTNCVSSRASVNATSELSILDNVSIAPNPIKNRSNLYISTSTRGILKVSISNILGQTRVIFNGEKSSGHHKIELSNSDFGAKGIYIINGTLNEVPIAKPIKVIKQ is encoded by the coding sequence ATGAAACAAACCCTAAAAAACTTTCAATTAGTTTTGCTGTTCATTTTTTCCCTAAATGTTCTAGCACAAGACGAAGACGTACTCTTCCAGGCATTCGACTGGAATGTACAAAATCAACCAGCCGGACAAACTTGGTTCGATGTTGTTACTCAAAACAGCAGTGAAATCAATAGTGCTGGAATTGATATGATTTGGCTGCCACCAGTTAGTGATTCTGGAGCTCCTCAAGGATATTTACCAAGAGAATTATATAACTTCAATAGTGCTTATGGATCAGAAGTACAATTAAGAAACCTAATTAATACCTATCATAACTTAGGTATTAAAATTATTGGAGACATTGTAATTAATCACCGTGTGGGAACAAATGATGCGGTTACCTTTACAAACCCAGCTTGGCCTACTACATTTATTACTGCTGATGACGAAGGAAGGAATTTTGTAAACTTTCCTGTAGAATTCAGTATCAATGGAGATTATTTCCCTGGTACAGCATTAAAAGCGGATGGTTCTAATGGAACATATGGTCCAGCAAGAGATTTAGATCATTTCAATCCTGCTGTTCGTCAAGAAATAAAAAACTGGATGAATTTCTTAAAAAACGATTTAGGTTTTGATGGATGGAGATATGATTTTGTTCATGGATATGATCCTATTTTCAACAAAGAATATAATGATGCTACAAATCCGTATTTCGCTGTTGGAGAATTATTAGAAAGTAGCAGAGTTCAAACTAACAATTGGGTAAACTTTACACAACAATCATCTTCAGCTTTTGATTTTAATACAAAAGTTACACTTCAAAATGCCTTTAGAGATAATAATCTTTCTTATTTAAGAGATGGTGGCGGAAATCCTTCTGGAATGATTGGAATCAATCCTACAAAATCTGTTACGTTTTTAGATAATCACGATACTGGAGCTGCTCAACAATGTTGCGGACCAGGTTATGTTTTTCCAGGTGGAGAAACTAATTTAAGAAAAGGATATGCTTACATTTTAACACATCCTGGAAATCCAATGATTTTCTGGACACATTATTTTGACACTGGAACAGGTGTAAGAAATGCAATTAAAGACATGATTGCTATTCGTAAAGATGCAAGAATTTTTGCTGGGTCGTCAATCAATATCGCTGAAGCAAGAAATGATTTATACGCGGCATATATCGACGGAAGAAATGGGACAATTGCTATGAAATTAGGTAGCGGGAATTGGGCTCCAAATGGAAGTGGATGGGTTTTAAGAACTTCAGGAACTGATTATGCTATTTGGACACAAGGAGGAACTCCTCCACCGCCTCCAGCGCAAGTTGATCCGTTTACAGTAAACTTCAAGAAACCTAATTCTTGGAATTCTAATGTAAATGTGTATTTATTTGATGCTTCAACAAACGCTATTATTCCAGGAACAACTGGATGGCCAGGACAATCTATGACTAATATTTCTGGAACTCCTTGGTATTCTTTTCAAGTTAATCCTCCAGCAGGAGTTGCTGCGCAAAATATTAGAGTGATTTTTAATGATGGTACAAATCAAACAGATGATTTAAGTAGAAGTACTGATGGTTGGTATGATAATGGAAGTTGGTCAAATAATTGTCCTTCTGATTGTACTGGGACACCACCGCCTCCTCCTCCACCATCTGGAAACTTAACTGTGCAATTTAAAAAACCGAATAGCTGGAACTCAAATATTAATGTGTATTTCTTTGATGCCTCAACAAATAGTACAATTCCTGGAACTTCAGGTTGGCCAGGGGCTACAACAACTAATATTTCTGGAACTCCTTGGTATAAATACACACTAAATGTACCTTCTGGAACATCATCAAATAATATCAGAATAATATTCAATGATGGTAACAATCAAACTGATGATTTGGCTAGAGGAACTGATGGATGGTACGATAATGGAACTTGGACAAGCAATTGCCCTTCTGATTGTAACAGTACTACACCTCCTTCAAGTACAACAGCTACAATTAACTTTTTAAGAACTTCTTCTTGGGGTAATACAGCAAATGCTTATGTATACAATAAAGCCACTAATTCCACACTTACTGGAACGCCAGGATGGCCTGGTCAACTAATGAGTAACACAGGAGATTGGTCTAACTATACATTTACAGTTCCAAATGGTGTTTCCGCTAATGATATAGGAGTAGTTTTTAATAATGGTAATGGACAACAAACGGTAGATTTAACAAGAGGAACTGATGGGTGGTTTAGAATTACAGGAAGTAGTTCTGGAAAATCAACCGGAGTTTGGTCTGCTACATGTCCTACTAATTGTGTTTCTTCTAGAGCTTCAGTGAATGCAACATCGGAATTATCAATTTTAGATAATGTCTCAATTGCTCCTAATCCAATAAAAAATAGGTCTAACTTGTATATCTCAACGAGCACAAGAGGAATTTTAAAAGTTAGTATATCAAATATATTAGGACAAACTAGAGTAATTTTCAATGGTGAAAAAAGTTCTGGACATCACAAAATTGAATTATCAAATTCTGATTTTGGAGCTAAAGGAATTTACATCATTAACGGTACTTTAAATGAAGTGCCTATTGCTAAACCTATAAAAGTTATTAAACAGTAA
- a CDS encoding polyamine aminopropyltransferase, producing the protein MASTKLKKRILFLALFATGLSGIVAEYCFATLSTYFIGDSVKQWSIIISFMLFSMGLGSRITKSFDGNVFKLFIYTEFALSILVSFSAVTTYYLATQVEYISIYIYSMAILTGMLIGMELPLAMRLNEDFQSLKLNVANILEKDYYGSLIGGLFFVFIGLPYLGLSHTPFILGFINLMVAILLLFIFKNKLKKKEKNTLYSAAGFIVVLLIIGTIFSNKIILYGEQTKYKDKIVFQEQSIYQKIVVTKWKKDYWLYLNDNLQFSTFDEPLYHEVLVHPIMQILNKPRNILILGGGDGCAARELLKYPSINKITLVDLDKKLTDLFINEPELTKINNNSLTNSKVQIINTDGFKYVSETQDFFDLIIIDLPDPRNVELARLYSKEFYELCRLKLTPNGGLITQAGSPYYTPYAYKCIEQTMNQANFSVLPIHNQVLSMGEWGWILGTKASLSKDEMINRLGNFDEAIIPTKWLNASSMSLITSFGKDFYSKTKLDSLETNQISNPVLYHYYNKGNWDIY; encoded by the coding sequence ATGGCATCAACCAAGCTTAAAAAACGAATTTTATTCCTCGCTCTTTTTGCAACCGGATTATCTGGTATTGTGGCTGAATATTGTTTTGCTACATTATCTACCTATTTTATTGGCGATTCTGTAAAGCAATGGTCAATAATAATTTCATTTATGCTTTTTAGCATGGGATTAGGTAGTAGAATTACTAAATCGTTCGATGGTAATGTATTTAAATTGTTCATTTATACCGAATTTGCATTATCTATTTTGGTTTCGTTTTCGGCGGTTACGACTTATTATTTAGCTACTCAGGTGGAGTATATTTCGATTTACATTTATTCAATGGCTATTCTAACGGGAATGCTCATAGGAATGGAATTACCTCTAGCTATGCGGCTTAATGAAGATTTTCAGTCTTTAAAATTAAACGTAGCTAATATCTTGGAAAAAGATTACTACGGAAGTTTAATTGGCGGGTTATTTTTTGTTTTTATTGGTTTACCGTATTTAGGATTATCTCATACTCCATTTATACTTGGTTTCATAAATTTAATGGTTGCCATTTTACTACTCTTTATCTTTAAAAATAAACTCAAAAAGAAGGAGAAAAATACTTTATATAGTGCAGCTGGATTTATAGTTGTTCTTTTAATTATCGGTACTATATTTTCTAATAAAATCATTCTTTACGGAGAACAAACAAAATATAAAGACAAAATTGTTTTTCAAGAACAATCCATATATCAAAAAATAGTAGTTACCAAATGGAAAAAGGATTACTGGCTGTATTTGAATGATAATTTACAATTTTCAACCTTTGATGAACCCTTATATCATGAAGTGTTAGTTCACCCAATAATGCAAATCCTAAACAAACCTAGGAACATACTTATTCTTGGTGGTGGTGACGGTTGTGCCGCAAGAGAACTTTTGAAATATCCATCTATCAACAAGATTACTTTGGTTGATTTAGACAAGAAACTAACTGATCTATTTATCAATGAACCAGAACTAACTAAAATTAACAATAATTCATTAACGAATTCGAAAGTACAAATCATAAATACAGATGGTTTCAAATATGTAAGTGAAACTCAAGATTTTTTTGATTTGATAATTATTGATCTACCTGACCCAAGAAATGTAGAACTAGCACGCTTATATTCTAAAGAATTTTATGAGTTATGTAGATTAAAATTAACTCCAAATGGTGGTTTAATTACACAAGCAGGAAGTCCGTATTATACACCATATGCTTATAAATGTATAGAACAAACTATGAATCAGGCTAACTTTAGCGTTTTGCCGATTCATAATCAAGTATTATCTATGGGAGAATGGGGTTGGATTTTAGGAACAAAAGCATCGCTTTCAAAAGATGAAATGATTAATCGATTAGGAAACTTTGATGAAGCTATAATTCCTACCAAATGGTTGAATGCTTCAAGTATGAGTTTAATTACATCATTTGGAAAGGATTTTTACAGTAAAACCAAATTAGATTCACTTGAAACGAATCAAATCAGTAATCCTGTATTGTATCATTATTATAACAAAGGAAACTGGGATATTTATTAG
- a CDS encoding transketolase gives MPTTQQLQDFTQQVRRDILRMVHAVNSGHPGGSLGCAEFITCLYQEIMEYSTDFDMDGKNEDMFFLSNGHISPVYYSVLSRSGFFPVEELATFRKLDSRLQGHPTTHEHLPGIRIASGSLGQGMSVAIGAAEAKKLNGDDKIVYSLHGDGELQEGQIWEAAMYASAKKVDNLISTVDVNEKQIDGTTDQVLAMGSLKAKFEAFGWDVLEVKEGNNVEAVLAGLKEAKSRTGKGKPVCILLYTEMGNGVDFMMHTHAWHGKAPNDEQLATALEQNPATLGDY, from the coding sequence ATGCCAACAACACAACAACTTCAAGACTTTACACAACAAGTTCGCCGAGATATTTTACGAATGGTACATGCTGTTAATTCTGGACATCCAGGAGGATCTTTAGGATGTGCTGAATTTATTACTTGTTTGTATCAAGAAATCATGGAATATAGTACTGATTTTGATATGGATGGTAAAAATGAAGATATGTTCTTTTTATCTAATGGACATATTTCACCTGTATATTACAGTGTTTTATCTCGTAGTGGTTTTTTTCCTGTTGAAGAATTAGCAACATTCAGAAAGCTTGATTCTCGTTTACAAGGTCATCCAACTACTCATGAACATTTACCAGGAATTAGAATTGCATCTGGTTCATTAGGACAAGGAATGAGTGTTGCGATTGGAGCTGCTGAAGCAAAGAAGTTAAATGGAGATGATAAAATTGTTTACTCTTTACACGGAGATGGGGAGTTACAAGAAGGTCAAATTTGGGAAGCTGCAATGTATGCATCTGCAAAGAAAGTTGATAACTTAATTTCAACTGTTGATGTAAACGAAAAACAAATTGATGGAACTACTGATCAAGTTTTAGCAATGGGAAGCTTAAAAGCAAAATTTGAAGCTTTTGGTTGGGATGTATTAGAAGTTAAAGAAGGAAATAATGTTGAAGCTGTTTTAGCTGGTTTAAAAGAAGCTAAATCTAGAACTGGAAAAGGTAAACCTGTTTGTATTTTATTATATACAGAAATGGGTAACGGAGTAGACTTTATGATGCATACGCATGCATGGCATGGAAAAGCTCCAAATGACGAGCAATTAGCTACTGCATTAGAGCAAAATCCTGCAACTTTAGGAGATTACTAG
- a CDS encoding S-adenosylmethionine decarboxylase: MKRKEEYIALDAQMFHFDLWINQSNPEELKSEIALMLEKSKFTIVNFIEHHFPVKGYTAVWLLAESHLAIHTFPDQEKTYLQISSCNNNKLQILKEELSSL; encoded by the coding sequence ATGAAAAGAAAAGAAGAATATATAGCCTTGGATGCTCAAATGTTTCATTTTGATCTATGGATTAATCAATCAAATCCTGAAGAATTGAAAAGTGAAATTGCTTTAATGTTAGAAAAAAGTAAGTTTACCATTGTAAATTTTATCGAACATCATTTTCCTGTAAAAGGTTATACAGCAGTTTGGCTTTTAGCAGAAAGTCATCTTGCAATTCATACGTTTCCAGACCAAGAAAAAACCTATCTACAAATAAGCAGTTGTAATAATAATAAACTACAAATACTAAAAGAAGAATTATCAAGTTTATAA
- the bshA gene encoding N-acetyl-alpha-D-glucosaminyl L-malate synthase BshA: protein MKIGIVCYPTFGGSGVVATELGMALANKGHEVHFITYNQPVRLDFISYNLHFHEVALEEYPLFQYQPYELALSTKMVEVVERYQLEVLHVHYAIPHAYAAYMAKKMLSDKGIKVKVVTTLHGTDITLVGSHPSYKTAVEFSINMSDEVTTVSSSLKEDTLRLFNIQKDIKVVYNFIDGTKYEMADEEECRRNAIANENERILTHISNFRPVKRVLDVIQIFNEVQKEIPSKLLMVGDGPERSKAEKLAEVLGISDKILFLGNSNEVAKLLCYSDVFLLPSETESFGLAALEAMAANTVVISSNTGGLPEVNIHGETGYLSDLGDVNSMANHAISILKDEAKLLELKRNAKEHTKLFSLDKVLPQYESIYKACF from the coding sequence ATGAAAATAGGTATTGTATGTTATCCTACTTTTGGAGGTAGTGGAGTAGTAGCTACAGAATTAGGAATGGCATTGGCAAATAAAGGTCATGAAGTTCATTTCATAACGTATAACCAACCCGTTCGATTAGATTTTATTTCATACAATTTACATTTTCATGAAGTCGCGTTAGAAGAATATCCGTTATTTCAATATCAACCATATGAGTTGGCACTTTCAACTAAAATGGTAGAAGTTGTTGAACGTTATCAATTGGAAGTACTTCATGTACATTATGCAATACCTCATGCTTATGCGGCCTATATGGCCAAAAAAATGCTTTCAGATAAAGGCATTAAAGTGAAAGTAGTCACAACACTTCATGGAACAGATATTACCTTAGTTGGAAGTCATCCGAGTTATAAAACAGCAGTAGAGTTTAGTATTAATATGTCTGATGAAGTAACTACAGTTTCATCAAGTTTAAAAGAGGATACTTTACGATTGTTTAATATTCAAAAGGATATTAAAGTGGTTTATAATTTTATTGATGGGACGAAATATGAAATGGCAGATGAAGAAGAGTGTAGGAGGAATGCTATTGCAAATGAGAATGAGCGTATTTTAACACATATAAGTAATTTCAGACCTGTAAAAAGGGTTTTAGATGTAATTCAGATTTTTAACGAAGTCCAGAAAGAAATTCCATCTAAACTATTAATGGTTGGTGACGGACCAGAAAGATCTAAAGCGGAGAAACTTGCGGAAGTTTTAGGAATAAGTGATAAAATTCTGTTTTTAGGTAATAGTAATGAGGTTGCTAAATTATTATGTTATTCTGATGTATTTCTGTTGCCTTCAGAAACAGAAAGTTTTGGATTAGCGGCGTTAGAAGCAATGGCAGCAAATACTGTGGTGATATCGTCTAATACTGGTGGATTGCCTGAGGTGAATATTCATGGAGAAACAGGTTATTTAAGTGATTTGGGAGATGTGAATAGTATGGCTAATCATGCGATCTCTATTTTAAAAGATGAAGCTAAACTTTTAGAGTTAAAAAGAAATGCTAAAGAGCATACGAAGTTGTTTTCACTTGATAAAGTATTACCACAATATGAGAGTATTTATAAAGCTTGTTTCTAG
- a CDS encoding proline dehydrogenase family protein, producing the protein MKLFENTEVAFKLKSDSELERAYFLFRLIQSQPMVRIGTAVTNFALKAHLPVEGLIRSTVFDHFCGGVTEEDCIPSIEKMYNSGNVHSVLDYSVEGKAEEESFDSAVEKIEKIIQFSEEKDSIPFAVFKPTGFGRFALYQKIGEGKELSSKEQEEWDRVKTRFHRVCKLAFTKDVPLLIDAEESWMQDAADDLIEELMATYNKEKAIIFNTLQMYRHDRMEYLKALHQRAHQKGFHIGMKVVRGAYMEKERERAEEMGYPSPICKNKEATDKNYDEAILYMMEHKNMALFAGTHNEESSYLLMELAEKYNIEKNDKRMWFGQLYGMSDHISFNLAEKGYNVAKYVPFGPVRDVMPYLIRRAEENTSVEGQTSRELNLIKTEKKRRKL; encoded by the coding sequence ATGAAACTTTTTGAGAATACTGAAGTAGCTTTCAAGTTAAAGTCTGATTCTGAGTTAGAAAGGGCTTATTTTTTATTTCGATTGATTCAAAGTCAACCAATGGTTAGAATTGGTACTGCGGTAACCAATTTTGCACTTAAAGCACATTTACCTGTAGAAGGATTAATTCGTTCTACTGTTTTCGATCATTTTTGTGGTGGAGTAACAGAAGAAGATTGTATTCCAAGTATAGAGAAAATGTATAATTCTGGAAATGTTCACAGTGTATTAGATTACTCTGTGGAAGGTAAAGCAGAAGAAGAGAGTTTTGATAGTGCGGTTGAAAAGATAGAGAAAATCATTCAATTTTCTGAAGAGAAAGATTCAATTCCATTTGCTGTTTTTAAACCAACTGGTTTTGGAAGGTTTGCTCTATATCAAAAAATTGGTGAAGGAAAAGAATTATCATCTAAAGAGCAAGAAGAGTGGGATAGAGTAAAAACTCGTTTTCACAGAGTTTGTAAACTTGCTTTTACTAAAGATGTACCTCTTTTAATCGATGCAGAAGAAAGCTGGATGCAAGATGCAGCCGATGATTTAATTGAAGAATTGATGGCTACCTACAATAAAGAGAAAGCTATCATATTCAATACACTTCAAATGTATCGTCATGATCGAATGGAATACTTAAAAGCTTTACATCAACGAGCGCATCAAAAAGGATTCCACATTGGTATGAAAGTAGTTCGTGGTGCATATATGGAAAAAGAACGCGAAAGAGCCGAAGAAATGGGTTATCCATCTCCAATCTGTAAGAATAAAGAAGCTACGGATAAGAACTATGATGAAGCAATCTTGTACATGATGGAGCATAAAAATATGGCTTTATTTGCAGGAACTCATAATGAAGAAAGTTCTTATTTATTAATGGAACTTGCTGAGAAGTATAATATTGAGAAAAACGACAAAAGGATGTGGTTTGGACAATTATATGGAATGAGTGATCACATTAGTTTTAATCTAGCTGAGAAAGGATATAATGTGGCTAAATATGTTCCTTTTGGACCAGTAAGAGACGTTATGCCGTATCTAATTCGTAGAGCAGAGGAAAATACATCTGTAGAAGGACAAACTTCTAGAGAGTTAAATCTTATAAAAACAGAAAAGAAACGTAGAAAGTTATAA
- the glyA gene encoding serine hydroxymethyltransferase, with product MQQDHQIFDLIQDEKERQINGIELIASENFVSDQVMKAQGSVLTNKYAEGYPGKRYYGGCEIVDVVEQIAIDRAKELFGAEYVNVQPHSGSQANTAVFAACLKPGDTILGFDLAHGGHLTHGSPVNFSGKLYNPVFYGVNKETGLIDYDHLNEQAQKHKPKMIIAGASAYSRDMDFKRFREIADSVGAILLADISHPSGLIAKGILSDPLPHCHIVTTTTHKTLRGPRGGMIMIGKDFENPFGLKLKSGKLKKMSTLLNGAVFPGNQGGPLEHVIAAKAVAFGEALTDEFLEYQIQVRANAQAMAQAFVDKGYNIISGGTDNHMMLIDLRNKNITGKDAEIALGKAEITVNKNMVPFDTESPFVTSGIRIGTPAITTRGLVEEDMPAVVELIDEAIQNAENDEKLHEIGEKVYDLMHQRRLFVM from the coding sequence ATGCAACAAGATCATCAAATATTTGATTTAATACAAGATGAAAAAGAGCGTCAGATTAATGGAATAGAACTGATTGCTTCTGAGAACTTTGTGAGTGACCAAGTAATGAAAGCTCAAGGTTCTGTTTTAACGAATAAATATGCTGAAGGATATCCAGGAAAACGTTATTACGGAGGATGTGAAATCGTAGATGTAGTTGAGCAAATTGCAATAGATAGAGCTAAAGAACTTTTTGGAGCAGAATATGTAAACGTTCAACCTCACTCTGGAAGTCAGGCTAATACTGCAGTTTTTGCTGCATGTTTGAAACCTGGAGATACTATTTTAGGTTTTGATTTGGCTCATGGTGGACATTTAACTCACGGGTCTCCAGTAAACTTCTCTGGGAAATTATATAACCCAGTATTTTATGGAGTAAATAAAGAAACTGGTTTAATTGATTACGATCATTTAAATGAGCAAGCACAAAAGCATAAACCAAAAATGATTATTGCGGGTGCTTCTGCTTATTCGAGAGATATGGATTTTAAACGCTTCCGCGAAATTGCAGATAGTGTTGGAGCTATTTTATTAGCAGATATTTCTCACCCATCTGGTTTAATTGCTAAAGGAATTTTAAGTGATCCATTACCACACTGTCATATTGTAACTACTACTACCCATAAGACCTTGAGAGGACCAAGAGGTGGTATGATTATGATTGGTAAAGATTTTGAAAATCCATTTGGTTTAAAATTAAAGAGTGGAAAATTAAAGAAAATGTCTACGTTATTAAACGGAGCGGTTTTCCCAGGAAATCAAGGTGGACCATTAGAACACGTTATTGCTGCTAAGGCAGTTGCGTTTGGTGAAGCCTTAACGGATGAGTTTTTAGAATATCAGATTCAAGTAAGAGCAAATGCTCAAGCTATGGCTCAAGCTTTTGTTGATAAAGGGTATAACATTATTTCAGGAGGAACTGATAACCATATGATGTTAATTGATCTTAGAAACAAAAATATTACTGGAAAAGATGCTGAAATCGCTTTAGGTAAGGCAGAAATTACAGTAAACAAGAATATGGTTCCTTTTGATACTGAATCTCCATTCGTAACTTCTGGAATTCGTATTGGAACTCCAGCAATTACAACAAGAGGTTTAGTTGAAGAAGATATGCCAGCTGTTGTAGAACTTATTGATGAAGCAATTCAAAATGCAGAAAATGATGAGAAACTTCATGAAATAGGAGAGAAGGTTTATGATTTAATGCACCAAAGAAGATTATTCGTGATGTAA